TAAATTAAGCTTACAAAATCTGATAAATTTTGTCAATACTTTTTCTCTTTCAGGTTAGGATATAGTATCCATGGTAAGAATAAACTATGAAGACTGTTCAATTGCTAAATGTCATTCCTCAGGATCTCAATGTTCTTGAGGAATTTCTGAAATTGTTTAAAAAATGAGGAGATTCCTCGTAGACCCTTCGCCTAAGGCTCAGGGCTCGCTTAGCTCGGCTTGGGATGACCTTTTACTGTCACCCTGAGCGTAAGCGAAGGGTCTCCTAAAAGTCGGAATGACAGTTGGAGGTAATTGAAAAATAGCAGGAGTTGTAGTTTATTGATTTTCAATAAATTACAAGTTTTTGAACAGTCTTTATCTGTGATTCTGAGAGGTGAAGCCCCGAAGAATCCGGGCAGAAATTGTTATCCCGAAAAACTTATGCTTTTTAGTTAATCCTGAGAAAAACTATAAAATCTATTGAAATCCTCAAGGATTTTTATTAAAATTGAGCAATGTATCAAAAATTTAAAGAAGTATTGGTATGTGTTGCTGGTGCTACTCCACAGATAATTACTGAAACAATTTATGCCTTAGCTATGAAAGACCCTCCCATTTACATAGATGAACTCTACATTATTACAACTAAAAAAGGTGAAGAGATAATAAAAGATGTTCTTATAGGAGGAGGTATTTTAAATTCTCTTTTTAACGAGTACGGTCTATCGCGAACAAAAATTACAGATATAATTACTATCAAAAATGACAATATAGAGATTGATGATATAAGAAACACTGAAGAAAGTGAAGCAACTGCTGAAACTATAATTAGTTTCATAAGAAAGATTACTCAAAATCCAAATATAAGGCTTCATTGTTCAATTGCAGGTGGAAGAAAAACAATGAGCTTTTATCTTGGCACAGCCCTTCAATTTTTTGGAAGGCCGCAAGATAAACTCTATCATGTACTAGTCTCGCCAGAATTTGAGGCTAACCGAGAGTTTTTCTATCCACCTAAAAAACCACGGTGTATTAAATGTAGGATTGAGAATAGTTCTTTTAAAATGATAAGCACAGCTGAAGCAAAAAT
The Thermodesulfovibrio yellowstonii DSM 11347 DNA segment above includes these coding regions:
- the csm6 gene encoding CRISPR-associated ring nuclease Csm6, whose protein sequence is MYQKFKEVLVCVAGATPQIITETIYALAMKDPPIYIDELYIITTKKGEEIIKDVLIGGGILNSLFNEYGLSRTKITDIITIKNDNIEIDDIRNTEESEATAETIISFIRKITQNPNIRLHCSIAGGRKTMSFYLGTALQFFGRPQDKLYHVLVSPEFEANREFFYPPKKPRCIKCRIENSSFKMISTAEAKIELAELPFLRLRDKIELKEGTFKELMKISQNEIDIAIIQPQIKVKLKEREIKIVSDVLLLPPVMLTIYSFFLKRKIECDNAKACLSCNDCYLSLNKLTEEPFIDELASLYGFIYDKDPVKSSEFKENYTQKYATENLRSYISKINRKISQIVSDGSSYHYCLIKSIRKYGSTSVWSSN